The Candidatus Rokuibacteriota bacterium genomic sequence CTGCAGCAGCAGGTCGACGTAGTGGACGCCGCCATCGATCAGGGTCCCGCCCCCCATGGCGTCGCGAGAGCTGCGCCAGCCGTGGCAGCCCCGGTCCCCCCACGCAGTGACGTGAATCTGTCGCAGAGTCCCGAAGGCGCGGTCGGCAACGAGGGCGCGCACGGCGCGATAGGCAGGCATGAAGCGGAAGTTCTCGGCCACCATGAGCGTCACGCCGGCCGCGCGCGCCGCCCGGATCATCGCGTCCGCCTCGGCGAGCGTGCGCGCGATCGGCTTTTCCACCAGGACGTGCTTCCCGTGCGCCACGGCCAGGAGCGTGCAGGGGAGGTGCTGGTCGTGAGGCGTGCAGACGATGACGGCATCGACGGCCGGGTCGGCGACGGCCGCCGCGTAGCTCCCGTACGCGCCCACGCCGTGGAACTCGGCGCGGTAGGCCTCGGCACGGGCAGGATCGCGGCTCGCGAAGGAGACGGCGACCTCCCCCCGGAGCCTCCGGGCCGCAGCGGCATGCCGGCGCGCGATCCACCCGCAGCCGAGTACCGCCAGGCCCAAGGGCTTCACGGACGCATCATAGCATGCCCCTTTGAGTTCAACCGGTT encodes the following:
- a CDS encoding Gfo/Idh/MocA family oxidoreductase, coding for MKPLGLAVLGCGWIARRHAAAARRLRGEVAVSFASRDPARAEAYRAEFHGVGAYGSYAAAVADPAVDAVIVCTPHDQHLPCTLLAVAHGKHVLVEKPIARTLAEADAMIRAARAAGVTLMVAENFRFMPAYRAVRALVADRAFGTLRQIHVTAWGDRGCHGWRSSRDAMGGGTLIDGGVHYVDLLLQWGGRATRVFALAPPNVLAGMGGEDTASLVVEFAGGTVGFLSNSLAAPGIPRLQWSTLMGSDGTLFVDNRGRFLWLRSRRGRRVRFFLGQDWRGHGAMLAEFVAALASSRAPEMDGVEARRDLAVVVAAYRSMQTGLPADVEWEPKVSS